In one Winogradskyella sp. MH6 genomic region, the following are encoded:
- a CDS encoding tetratricopeptide repeat-containing sensor histidine kinase, translated as MKQSNQSFLFFLFFCATFCFAQKSQDSLSYYSTIALHPKESIDLINASKYFNRRLETSTSTKDFHTQLNSLYYISSINYKIGSYGEAEKAAVEAIKILDENPEINNEVAYRRSFYNLLGVVYADQHNYSKSVELYERVLEVASNTRDSAIVYNNIANVYKRNDLIEASHKASMEAFQLTPKIQDTLTVALVLNNLGYIKTQLQDYNLGRSLMFKALNLRNQAQDSTSQYSSYSNLAKYYMATDSVDKAKFYANKALDFANRLNSASYKQNALGLLVELSPDDYAKAYKVLNDSLISEDKARSNKFALMRYDYSEFERKALESELMHQRQQSRTIIVSLVAIGITIISVLGFLITRARHRREKLQQLVETESRISKQVHDEVANNVFQVMTKFESETYEHSVLADELHQLYHKARDISNQHSLVDTKNSFLDNLESLFESYESDDTNIVVKGLADVKWSNYSDIKKNTIYKVLQELLINMKKHSKASLVLILFENDEKKLRINYSDNGEGANLIKHTGLHNTENRIQSIGGTITFDTQPEKGFKVKIVI; from the coding sequence ATGAAACAGTCTAACCAATCATTCCTCTTTTTTTTATTTTTCTGTGCAACTTTTTGCTTTGCGCAGAAAAGTCAGGATAGTTTATCCTATTACAGTACAATTGCACTGCATCCAAAAGAATCGATAGATTTAATAAATGCTTCAAAATATTTCAATAGACGATTAGAAACTTCAACAAGTACTAAAGATTTTCATACCCAATTAAACAGTCTCTATTACATTTCGAGTATCAATTACAAAATTGGATCTTATGGTGAAGCTGAAAAGGCTGCTGTAGAAGCTATTAAAATTTTAGATGAAAATCCAGAGATTAATAACGAGGTAGCCTACAGAAGAAGTTTTTATAACTTATTAGGAGTTGTATATGCCGATCAACATAATTATTCAAAATCGGTAGAGCTTTATGAGCGAGTGCTAGAAGTTGCGAGTAATACCAGAGACAGTGCTATAGTTTATAACAATATTGCTAATGTTTATAAACGAAATGATTTAATTGAAGCATCTCACAAAGCCTCAATGGAGGCGTTTCAATTAACACCAAAAATACAAGATACTTTAACCGTTGCTTTAGTCTTAAATAATCTAGGATATATAAAAACCCAACTGCAAGACTATAATTTGGGTCGGTCATTAATGTTTAAAGCATTAAATCTTAGGAATCAAGCACAAGACTCAACATCCCAGTACAGTAGTTATTCAAACCTTGCTAAATATTATATGGCAACAGATAGTGTAGATAAAGCAAAGTTTTATGCAAATAAGGCATTAGACTTTGCTAATCGTCTTAATTCTGCTTCCTACAAACAAAATGCTTTAGGCTTATTGGTGGAACTAAGCCCAGATGATTATGCCAAAGCCTATAAAGTTTTAAATGATAGTCTAATATCGGAAGACAAAGCAAGGTCAAACAAATTTGCCTTAATGCGTTATGATTATTCCGAATTTGAAAGAAAAGCTTTAGAAAGTGAATTAATGCACCAACGCCAACAATCTCGTACTATAATTGTTTCATTAGTGGCTATAGGTATAACCATAATTTCAGTTTTAGGATTCTTAATTACGAGAGCAAGACACAGAAGAGAGAAATTGCAGCAACTTGTAGAAACTGAGTCTAGGATATCTAAACAGGTACATGATGAAGTGGCGAATAATGTCTTTCAGGTTATGACAAAATTTGAAAGTGAAACCTATGAGCATAGTGTTTTGGCAGATGAACTACATCAGTTATATCATAAAGCCAGAGATATTTCTAATCAGCATAGTTTGGTAGATACTAAGAATTCGTTTTTAGATAATCTAGAAAGCTTATTTGAAAGTTATGAGTCTGACGATACAAATATTGTTGTAAAGGGACTAGCAGATGTAAAATGGAGTAACTATTCAGACATAAAAAAGAATACAATTTATAAAGTATTACAAGAGCTGTTGATTAATATGAAGAAGCATAGTAAAGCGTCTTTAGTATTGATACTGTTCGAAAATGATGAGAAAAAATTAAGAATAAATTACTCAGATAATGGTGAAGGGGCTAACCTTATAAAGCATACAGGATTACATAATACGGAAAACCGTATTCAATCTATTGGAGGGACTATTACTTTTGATACACAACCAGAAAAAGGGTTTAAAGTAAAAATTGTGATATGA
- a CDS encoding helix-turn-helix domain-containing protein, with protein MKINSKSIAVLPFVNISNDIDNEFFCDGITEEIINALTKIKGLKVIARTSSFAFKGKDIDIRDIGKQLSVNTILEGSIKKSQEKVRITAQLIDVKEGIHYWSKKYDRELINIFDLEDEISLAIADEVRNNFGHFEVQDHLIKQPTDNIDAYQLFLKGRSLQLKWTPESINQAISFYNQAIALDKQYAKAYYANLQCYGLLAMWGYMPYQEAMNLAISNLLIAKEIDTSLPEYPLSFVGKFFWEEWDFKNAYIHINKVLDINPNHIDGLEAMAELFIALGFFDEALLYAKKLLEVDPLSANNHYTIAHIYYYQRQFNKALENINYALTLNPELELAHHLKCFCLIWLNKKQQFEEFIHNTSLIEEKNLLFKIINEKHIKVPDEIIKKWSELDNQETLIVPYDVFILSNSNQKELGFSKLKEMINQRRGQIINFRQEPFLQPLHNTIGFTDLHQSNLLIEDVKTTKEEDKSTSNILDKNQIEVLKEELLTYFKEEEPFLNPQLSLKFVADVLGLNTNKISYLINQAFNINFNDFVNSYRLNHFKTIAVDPKNSHLTILGLAFDSGFNSKSVFNTYFKKIEDTTPKAWLKANTL; from the coding sequence TTGAAAATCAACTCTAAATCCATAGCTGTATTACCGTTTGTTAATATTAGTAACGACATTGACAACGAATTTTTCTGTGATGGTATCACCGAAGAAATCATAAATGCCCTAACCAAAATAAAGGGGCTAAAAGTTATTGCAAGGACCTCTTCATTTGCCTTTAAAGGAAAGGATATTGACATCAGAGATATCGGCAAGCAGTTAAGTGTAAATACAATTCTTGAAGGCAGTATAAAAAAGTCTCAAGAAAAAGTTAGAATAACAGCCCAGTTAATAGATGTTAAAGAAGGGATTCACTATTGGTCTAAAAAGTACGACAGAGAACTGATAAATATTTTCGACTTAGAAGATGAAATTAGTTTAGCCATAGCAGATGAAGTTCGAAATAATTTTGGACATTTTGAAGTGCAAGACCACTTGATAAAACAGCCAACAGACAATATTGATGCCTATCAATTATTTTTAAAAGGACGCTCATTACAATTAAAATGGACACCAGAAAGTATAAACCAAGCAATTTCATTTTATAATCAAGCAATTGCTCTTGATAAGCAATATGCTAAGGCCTACTATGCCAATCTACAATGTTATGGCTTACTGGCAATGTGGGGCTACATGCCATATCAAGAAGCTATGAACTTAGCTATTAGTAACCTTTTAATAGCAAAAGAAATAGATACCTCTTTGCCAGAGTATCCTTTATCTTTTGTAGGTAAATTTTTCTGGGAGGAATGGGATTTTAAAAATGCATACATCCATATTAATAAAGTCTTAGATATTAATCCAAATCATATTGATGGTTTAGAAGCCATGGCAGAATTGTTCATTGCTCTTGGTTTTTTTGATGAAGCCTTATTATATGCCAAGAAATTGCTAGAAGTTGATCCTCTTTCTGCTAATAATCATTACACAATAGCTCACATATATTACTATCAACGACAATTTAACAAGGCCTTAGAAAATATAAACTATGCATTAACACTTAATCCAGAATTAGAACTAGCACATCATTTAAAATGCTTTTGTTTAATATGGTTAAACAAAAAACAGCAATTCGAAGAATTTATACACAATACATCATTGATAGAAGAGAAAAATCTATTATTCAAAATTATTAATGAAAAGCATATCAAAGTTCCTGATGAAATCATAAAAAAATGGTCAGAGCTTGATAACCAAGAAACTTTAATCGTTCCTTATGATGTATTTATTCTAAGTAATTCTAACCAGAAAGAGCTTGGTTTTTCTAAGTTAAAAGAAATGATTAACCAAAGACGTGGTCAAATTATAAACTTTAGGCAAGAGCCTTTTTTACAACCTTTACACAACACAATAGGATTTACAGATCTACATCAGTCTAATCTGCTTATTGAAGATGTTAAAACAACTAAAGAAGAAGACAAATCAACTTCAAACATTTTAGATAAAAATCAAATAGAAGTTTTAAAAGAAGAGTTGCTTACCTATTTTAAAGAAGAAGAACCTTTTTTAAATCCGCAATTAAGTTTAAAATTTGTTGCAGATGTTTTAGGATTGAATACAAATAAAATATCGTACTTGATCAATCAAGCTTTTAATATCAATTTCAATGATTTTGTTAACTCCTATCGTCTAAATCACTTTAAAACCATAGCCGTAGACCCTAAGAATTCGCACCTCACTATTCTCGGATTGGCTTTTGATAGTGGCTTTAATTCTAAAAGTGTATTCAATACCTATTTTAAAAAAATAGAAGACACAACACCTAAAGCCTGGTTAAAAGCCAATACATTGTAA
- a CDS encoding DNA-binding response regulator — translation MMKFKRVLINDDHDAIVESVAQVLKFNGITVIDKTQYCDEAYLQLKKAELEGNSYDLLITDLSFKGDHRSVKLRSGEDLIEKVRAESSEIPIIVYSMKDQLQKVRGLVKKQGINGYVCKDRNGSKELNEAIKAVLTGDLFLSPQVSKALQPKSKMEIDDFDIQLINLLSKGLSQEDISDDLKSKSISPNSISTIEKRLNKLKIQFRANNTIHLVAITKDLGLI, via the coding sequence ATGATGAAGTTTAAGAGGGTTCTTATTAATGACGACCACGATGCTATTGTGGAGAGTGTGGCTCAGGTTTTAAAGTTTAATGGGATAACTGTAATAGATAAAACACAATATTGTGATGAGGCCTACTTACAGCTAAAAAAAGCTGAATTAGAAGGAAATTCATATGATTTATTAATAACGGATTTGTCCTTTAAAGGAGATCATAGAAGCGTAAAACTTAGGTCTGGTGAAGATTTAATAGAAAAGGTGCGTGCTGAGAGTTCTGAGATTCCAATAATCGTGTATTCTATGAAAGATCAGCTTCAAAAAGTAAGAGGTTTAGTAAAGAAACAAGGTATTAATGGCTATGTGTGCAAAGATCGTAATGGTTCCAAAGAATTGAACGAAGCTATAAAAGCGGTTTTAACTGGGGATTTGTTTTTGTCACCACAGGTGAGTAAGGCACTACAGCCAAAATCTAAAATGGAAATAGACGATTTTGACATTCAATTGATCAATCTGCTTTCAAAAGGATTATCGCAAGAAGATATAAGTGATGACTTAAAGTCTAAAAGTATTTCACCAAACAGTATAAGTACAATTGAAAAACGGCTCAACAAATTAAAGATTCAATTTAGAGCCAATAATACCATACATTTAGTAGCTATTACAAAAGATTTGGGACTAATTTAG